The following coding sequences are from one Salvia hispanica cultivar TCC Black 2014 chromosome 3, UniMelb_Shisp_WGS_1.0, whole genome shotgun sequence window:
- the LOC125213531 gene encoding DNA-directed RNA polymerase III subunit rpc6 → MNRAVVAAGKRKRASEPSLTRDEQQILDLILSKEGAGIQPREIKYQLKIPDPVITKANKTLLAKNLIKEVKGIQRGGAARKIFMGFNFTPSDVVSGGIWYEDGKIDTEFVNGLKMLCLSMVRKSKVATLDGLHKFVKEAKVAKVEIPKPQLDELLTSMVLEKELVEVKSTGMGAFCGIRVGETCYKLPTAGRGVAKGSITGAFASIPCGACPRIDLCTPDGVISPTTCVYFNQWDTIDDHCFSQ, encoded by the coding sequence ATGAATCGGGCGGTTGTTGCAGCCGGCAAGAGGAAGAGAGCTAGTGAACCATCTCTAACAAGAGATGAGCAGCAGATCCTTGATTTGATCCTCAGCAAAGAGGGTGCCGGCATCCAGCCGAGAGAGATCAAATATCAGCTTAAGATCCCTGACCCTGTCATCACCAAAGCAAACAAAACCCTCCTGgctaaaaatttgattaaagagGTGAAAGGCATTCAACGAGGGGGTGCAGCAAGGAAAATCTTCATGGGATTCAACTTCACCCCCTCTGACGTAGTTAGTGGGGGCATCTGGTACGAGGATGGGAAGATCGACACTGAATTTGTTAATGGTCTTAAAATGCTCTGCCTTTCGATGGTGAGGAAGAGCAAGGTTGCTACCCTGGATGGGCTCCACAAGTTCGTGAAAGAGGCCAAGGTGGCGAAAGTTGAAATCCCTAAGCCACAGCTCGATGAATTGCTGACTTCAATGGTACTAGagaaggaattggtggaggtGAAGAGCACTGGTATGGGAGCCTTTTGTGGGATTCGCGTTGGAGAAACATGTTACAAGCTTCCAACTGCAGGACGAGGGGTGGCAAAGGGTTCGATTACAGGTGCATTTGCTTCGATTCCTTGTGGTGCGTGTCCCAGGATTGATCTCTGCACACCCGATGGGGTCATCTCTCCCACTACTTGCGTCTATTTCAATCAGTG